A section of the Drosophila subobscura isolate 14011-0131.10 chromosome A, UCBerk_Dsub_1.0, whole genome shotgun sequence genome encodes:
- the LOC117903745 gene encoding uncharacterized protein LOC117903745 isoform X7, protein MSSRKPGAAATTGAAPKAETPTAAVLEDTANTSATVILPASSEDQSSSTGEEQATAGATATAGATSPPPEDKDIEGEKEKAVEQEQQSSGDANSNVDRGQSSPATITEGVVVVVPPKPPTPTIVSDGLASKSVRITRLSSPLLLLSSPTTTATATATRNREASEDGEEPPPPPSQSSGSQRKSSAERSVVAPVIRGRKSIKDLKEAKEAIAKLEDGPVQVKEEAIDGSELESLPPAAAAAAADEKDKDTKDKEKEKEKDKEKEKEKDKEQHPAPTCNRVTRKSHAQEQANNTRVTRNRRQSSTVPASSEQQPQPLPPARGRRPRKSQAVVPTPLEPATKRKRSEDDVESATKYSKVEVKAPPPDDEIDDAADTAEEPPKAAALIKHEVSERDTISPATTPSSAPPSAAPTPTSGGRRGRGRPQTKNAGGAAGAATSTSTRATRLSKAGSPGGLGLGMGIAAAAEPLMAKRRRVGSTTRKTASASSLATSSHGGGDEDSKDSMASSMDDLLLAAADIKMEKLTPDFDDSLLLPVDPVVGLLKDTQTQAMEDEGSTTSGGGANGHSSGHASCIEPLTVDADPAEADKDKPKESPLEATELPESESESASGSVSASGEAGKAASLSPDMISVKFYKKFLANNLGIEKDPELGEIVQIASHSEVEVEAEAESEPDPEAEVETEAKTEVELELQLKPESGTEPEADAEAEAEAEAEGKSALDDSLYSNSSLKAGTLRLEESTEERGHTDDVAVNGDDGHAVDEDDFDELDHEIMEQLARVKAMGVASDPDPVTESDSANADPEGFEGKKLPAVTDEEPSLPVPTDAAEEQQAEQAGHCVVEVLGKLTTNDADTEMEMDVDVDMEAEADAEPEDDSEPEKAQQELPLMADHEMDNDFPEENKENLSMSSTSPRRSSHEGLDIQLTLKDEEDEEKPLAAITATETKPHLDAGDDSAAPQLSCLKVLKDHKEQSEEKLLPASLECTSNAEANGQQEMGLSGDEKERRDQEIHLHNLGLLTHQAAEQRRQDLQEAQTRQAQYQQQHPQPYPSGKRRSTAVAGAAAGAGAAAGSGLGGSATHVESSGTLKTVIKLNRSSNGGAGGSGGVPTGTVIHGSGSSGSGSSSSSMGSATRKASAASTGSGIGCGAHGVRRQSLKMTFQKGRARGHGSADRSADQHGVHAEDSYYTIQNENEGATKSNIPSGNSGRKTNNRFSSTNNNNNNQNNSTIAKHLGALQHRSLLDSSQSEGHGGHGVADHGFYQMVKKDEKEKILIPEKASSFKFHPGRLCEDQCYYCSGKFGLYDTPCHVGQIKSVERQQKILANEEKLTVDNCLCDACFRHVDRRANAAPYNKKRLSAPGHLETGGPGGPGGSSVSGSNMDKNYAGDGVSAEGAELGPSTSAGSAQRSCAVKDCCETAGHQLRRKCIRKSVKKFQLSFEIPAGTSIVWLCEAHYNTFIQFTGCVLCKRRLGKNHMYNITTQDTDRLEKALTEMGIPVQLGMGTAVCKLCRYFANLLMKPPDSTKSQKAEFVKNYRKRLLKVHNLQDASNEVSEAEDEAVEQNAPSAASTSAAASTHEDAEMQPLVVDFDGPTDSNSSSSSITAAAGTATGTSKQISKLQAILQQNLPGEPQASGSGSGSGAANGSANSSNAANPDISNVLRGNPNISMRELFHGEEEMGLQFKVPFGCSSSQRTPEGWTRVQTFLQYDEPTRRLWEELQKPYGNQSSFLRHLILLEKYYRNGDLVLGAHASSNATVYTETVRQRLNSFDHGHSYAGTAAGKRPTAADSPGSLSQAVSVTGSALATPIANSNQSADQAAQGDPLIPLVELNDDDDEDGGHEGQRSPKEDLNSHLERLTNVSVDKLTKQLSSNAVTIIARPKDKAVPPSTAAAAATGSTGTGTSTATVTAKPATLASSPASISSASSVSSSPEGGEGGTQKAATLSPAQFKNAPPLVPTSSANSRSILKTNLLGINKSVEIVPLSASLPISTSLTAATLIASHSTGTKTGPAAAVSYSAQEKPHKILDVANKLLSTQNESKSQQQQQQQAGARLGGGLHSKLKPTTPMSLHQQQQQQQQLLAVEQLPRSQAVSPEWQRRRYRPHRQDATPHAQALDGHSEQRRQQQQQHQPQNWRPHLHSEAAADADAAAEAD, encoded by the exons ATGTCGAGCCGCAAGCCAGGAGCCGCAGCCACAACGGGAGCCGCCCCTAAGGCGGAAACCCCAACCGCAGCCGTCCTGGAGGACACTGCGAATACCTCAGCCACTGTGatcctgccagccagcagcgaggACCAATCTTCAAGCACTGGCGAGGAGCAAGCCACAGccggagccacagccacagccggagCCACATCCCCCCCTCCCGAGGACAAGGATATTGAGGGGGAAAAAGAGAAAGCGgtagagcaggagcagcagtccaGCGGGGATGCCAATTCGAATGTGGACCGAGGCCAGTCCTCCCCCGCGACAATAACCgagggggtggtggtggtggtcccACCAAAGCCACCCACGCCCACAATTGTCAGCGATGGACTGGCCAGCAAGAGTGTTCGAATCACACGACTCTCGTCGCCGCTTCTGTTGCTTAGCTCTCCCAcaaccaccgccaccgccaccgccacgaGGAATCGTGAGGCAAGCGAAGATGGCGAggagccgccaccgccaccgtcgCAGTCGTCGGGAAGTCAGAGGAAGAGCTCGGCGGAGCGCTCGGTTGTTGCCCCCGTCATTCGCGGACGCAAGTCCATTAAGGATCTGAAAGAAGCCAAAGAAGCCATCGCCAAGCTCGAGGATGGGCCAGTGCAAGTCAAAGAGGAGGCCATCGATGGCAGCGAACTGGAATccctgccaccagcagcagcagcagccgcagccgatGAAAAAGACAAAGATACAAAAGacaaggaaaaggagaaagaaaaggacaaggaaaaggagaaagaaaaggacAAAGAGCAGCATCCTGCGCCGACTTGCAATCGTGTCACCCGCAAGTCACACGCCCAGGAGCAGGCCAACAACACACGCGTCACTCGCAATCGTCGCCAATCCTCGACGGTGCCCGCCTCCAGcgaacagcagccgcagccactgccgccagcACGCGGCCGCCGACCGAGAAAGTCCCAGGCAGTGGTCCCAACGCCTCTGGAGCCGGCCACCAAGCGCAAGCGCTCCGAGGACGACGTTGAGAGTGCGACAAAGTACAGTAAAGTTGAGGTGAAGGCGCCGCCACCGGATGACGAGATCGACGATGCGGCGGACACTGCCGAAGAGCCACCCAAGGCTGCTGCACTGATCAAGCATGAAGTTTCTGAAAGGGACACAATCTCTCCAGCAACCACACCCTCATCCGcccctccttctgctgctccgaCACCAACCTCAGGGGGACGACGGGGTCGGGGCAGACCACAGACCAAGAATGCTGGAGGTGCAGCAGGTGCTGCCACATCCACCAGCACGCGTGCCACACGTCTGAGCAAGGCAGGATCGCCGGgtggactgggattgggaatgggaattgccgctgctgccgagCCGCTGATGGCCAAGCGGCGACGGGTGGGCTCCACCACACGGAAGACCGCATCTGCCAGTTCGCTTGCCACCAGTTCGCATGGCGGCGGGGACGAGGACTCCAAGGACAGCATGGCATCGTCCATGGACGacctgttgctggctgccgccgACATCAAGATGGAGAAGCTGACGCCGGACTTTGATGACAGCCTGCTCCTGCCAGTGGATCCTGTGGTGGGCTTGCTGaaggacacacagacacaggccaTGGAAGATGAGGGCTCCACCACCAGCGGAGGGGGGGCCAACGGTCATTCCTCCGGTCATGCCTCCTGCATTGAACCGCTCACCGTGGACGCCGATCCAGCGGAGGCCGATAAGGATAAGCCGAAGGAGTCGCCCCTGGAGGCGACGGAACTGCCAGAGTCCGAGTCGGAGTCTGCCTCAGGATCGGTCTCCGCATCCGGCGAGGCTGGCAAGGCTGCCTCGCTCAGTCCCGACATGATCAGCGTCAAGTTTTACAAGAAGTTCCTGGCCAACAATCTGGGCATCGAGAAGGACCCAGAGCTAGGGGAGATTGTCCAAATAGCCAGTCACAGCGAAGTGGAAGTCGAAGCTGAAGCCGAGTCGGAGCCTGATCCAGAAGCGGAGGTGGAGACAGAAGCGAAAACTgaagtggagctggagctgcagctaaaGCCAGAGTCCGGAACGGAACCGGAGGCGGACGCGGAagccgaggccgaggcagaAGCGGAAGGCAAATCCGCGTTGGATGATTCCTTGTACTCGAACAGCTCCCTGAAGGCAGGTACACTTCGGCTGGAGGAAAGCACCGAGGAGCGAGGACACACGGATGATGTCGCTGTAAATGGGGATGATGGCCATGCGGTGGACGAGGATGACTTTGACGAATTGGATCACGAGATTATGGAGCAGCTGGCCAGGGTCAAGGCCATGGGTGTTGCCAGTGATCCAGATCCAGTGACTGAAAGTGATTCAGCTAATGCTGATCCGGAAGGATTTGAGGGAAAGAAACTGCCGGCGGTAACAGATGAAGAGCCATCGCTGCCTGTGCCAACGGATgcggcggaggagcagcaggcggagcagGCGGGACACTGTGTCGTGGAGGTGTTGGGGAAATTGACAACAAACGATGCGGacacagaaatggaaatggatgtgGACGTGGATatggaagcagaagcagacgcAGAGCCAGAGGATGACTCTGAGCCAGAGAAAGCACAGCAGGAGCTGCCTTTGATGGCGGATCATGAAATGGACAATGATTTTCCAGAGGAGAACAAGGAGAACCTATCGATGTCGAGCACATCGCCCAGGCGATCCAGTCACGAAGGTCTCGACATTCAGCTGACCCTCAAGGatgaggaggacgaggagaagCCTTTGGCGGCCATAACAGCCACCGAAACGAAGCCCCATCTGGATGCAGGCGACGACTCCGCAGCTCCTCAGCTCAGCTGCCTAAAGGTcctcaaggaccacaaggagcAGTCCGAAGAGAAACTCCTGCCCGCGTCTCTGGAATGCACGAGCAATGCCGAGGCCAATGGCCAGCAGGAGATGGGACTCTCTGGCGATGAGAAGGAGCGGCGCGATCAAGAGATTCATCTTCATAATCTTGGCCTGCTCACGCACCAGGCTGCCGAGCAGCGGCGCCAGGACCTGCAGGAGGCTCAGACACGGCAGGCGCAgtaccagcaacagcatccgCAGCCCTATCCAAGCGGAAAACGACGATCTacggctgtggctggagcggcagcgggagcgggagcagctgcaggatcGGGCTTGGGCGGCAGCGCCACTCACGTGGAGTCCAGCGGAACACTGAAGACTGTCATCAAGCTGAATCGAAGCAGCAACGGTGGAgccggcggcagtggcggcgtgCCCACGGGCACTGTCATCCATGGCAGCggctcctctggctctggctcatcctcctcctcgatggGCAGTGCCACGCGAAAGGCGAGCGCTGCCAGCACAGGGTCAGGCATTGGCTGTGGTGCCCACGGCGTACGCCGTCAATCCCTCAAGATGACATTCCAAAAGGGTCGCGCCCGCGGCCATGGGTCAGCGGATCGATCTGCCGACCAGCATGGCGTCCATGCCGAGGACTCCTACTACACCATCCAGAACGAG AACGAAGGTGCGACCAAGTCGAATATACCGTCGGGTAATTCTGGCCGAAAGACCAATAACCGTTTCAGTTCgactaacaacaacaacaacaaccaaaacaactCGACGATAGCCAAGCACTTGGGTGCGCTCCAGCATAGATCTCTTTTGG ATTCATCGCAATCGGAGGGTCATGGTGGCCATGGAGTGGCGGATCATGGCTTCTATCAAATGGTGAAAAAGGATGAAAAGGAAAAGATATTAATACCAGAGAAGGCATCTTCGTTCAAGTTCCATCCGGGGCGACTGTGCGAGGACCAGTGCTATTATTGCAGCGGCAAGTTCGGGCTGTACGACACGCCCTGCCATGTGGGACAGATCAAGTCGGTGGAGCGACAGCAGAAGATCTTAGCAA ATGAGGAAAAGCTGACTGTGGACAACTGCCTGTGCGATGCCTGCTTTCGGCATGTGGATCGTCGCGCCAATGCGGCGCCCTACAACAAGAAGCGTCTCTCGGCACCCGGCCACTTGGAGACGGGTGGCCCTGGCGGCCCTGGTGGCAGTTCCGTTTCTGGCTCAAATATGGACAAGAACTATGCGGGCGATGGTGTGTCCGCCGAAGGTGCCGAATTGGGCCCCTCCACATCGGCGGGCAGTGCGCAGCGTTCGTGCGCCGTGAAGGATTGCTGCGAGACAGCCGGACATCAGTTGCGACGCAAGTGCATACGCAAGAGCGTCAAGAAGTTCCAGCTAAGCTTCGAGATACCCGCCGGCACATCGATCGTCTGGCTGTGCGAGGCCCACTACAACACGTTCATTCAGTTCAccggctgtgtcctgtgcaAGCGGCGGCTGGGCAAGAATCACATGTACAACATAACCACG CAGGACACCGATCGACTGGAGAAGGCGCTCACGGAAATGGGCATACCCGTTCAGTTGGGCATGGGCACCGCCGTGTGCAAGCTGTGTCGCTACTTTGCCAATCTGCTGATGAAGCCACCCGACAGCACCAAGTCCCAGAAGGCAGAGTTTGTCAAGAACTATCGCAAAAG GCTGCTCAAGGTGCACAATCTGCAGGATGCCAGCAATGAGGTGTCCGAGGCGGAGGATGAGGCGGTTGAGCAAAATGCACCATCCGCTGCGTCCACAAGTGCAGCCGCCTCCACGCACGAGGATGCCGAGATGCAGCCGCTGGTGGTGGACTTTGACGGTCCCACGGACTCGAATtcgagcagctcctccatcaCGGCCGCTGCAGGCACGGCAACTGGCACCAGCAAGCAGATATCCAAGCTGCAGGCCATCCTACAGCAGAATCTGCCTGGCGAGCCTcaggccagtggcagtgggagtggcagtggagctGCAAATGGTTCGGCAAACAGTTCGAATGCAGCGAATCCGGACATATCGAATGTGCTGCGCGGCAACCCGAACATCTCGATGCGCGAACTCTTCCACGGCGAGGAGGAGATGGGGCTGCAGTTCAAGGTGCCCttcggctgcagcagcagccagcgcacGCCGGAAGGCTGGACGCGCGTGCAGACCTTTCTGCAGTATGACGAGCCGACGCGCCGACTCTGGGAGGAGCTACAGAAGCCGTATGGCAACCAGAGCTCCTTCCTGCGTCATCTTATTCTGCTGGAGAAGTACTATCGCAACGGGGACTTGGTGCTGGGTGCCCATGCCTCATCCAATGCCACCGTCTACACGGAGACCGTGCGCCAGCGTCTAAACTCCTTCGACCATGGCCACTCCTATGCAGGAACTGCAGCGGGAAAGCGGCCCACAGCAGCCGACTCTCCGGGCTCGTTATCGCAGGCAGTTTCGGTCACTGGCAGTGCCCTGGCCACGCCCATCGCCAACTCTAACCAATCTGCAGATCAAGCCGCGCAGGGAGATCCCCTCATTCCGCTGGTGGAGCtgaacgacgacgacgatgaggacggCGGCCATGAGGGCCAGCGATCCCCAAAGGAGGATTTGAACTCGCACTTGGAACGCCTCACCAACGTCTCGGTGGACAAGCTGACCAAGCAGCTCAGCTCGAATGCGGTGACCATTATCGCCCGTCCCAAGGACAAGGCAGTGCCGCCGAGcaccgccgcagccgcagccacaggcagcacaggaacaggcacaagcacagccacagtcacagccaaaCCAGCCACACTCGCCTCGTCGCCGGCATCGATCTCCTCTGCGTCGTCTGTGTCGTCGTCACCCGAGGGGGGTGAAGGTGGCACCCAGAAGGCGGCAACCTTGTCTCCCGCCCAGTTCAAGAATGCCCCGCCCCTGGTGCCCACCAGCAGCGCCAACAGTCGGAGCATACTGAAGACCAACCTTCTGGGCATCAACAAGTCCGTTGAGATTGTGCCGCTCTCCGCGTCGCTGCCCATCTCCACCAGCCTGACAGCCGCCACATTGATCGCCAGTCACTCGACCGGCACGAAGACTGGCCCAGCTGCCGCCGTCTCGTATTCCGCCCAGGAGAAGCCACACAAGATTCTCGATGTGGCCAACAAGCTGCTTAGCACCCAAAACGAGAGCAagtcccagcagcaacagcagcagcaggcgggcgCACGTCTGGGCGGGGGCCTCCACTCCAAGCTGAAGCCGACCACGCCGATGAGTctacaccagcagcagcagcagcagcaacag CTCCTGGCTGTGGAACAACTTCCCCGATCCCAAGCAGTATCTCCTGAATGGCAACGGCGGCGGTACAGGCCCCACCGGCAAGATGCCACACCTCACGCCCAAGCCCTCGACGGTCACTctgagcagcggcggcagcagcagcagcagcaccagcctcAAAACTGGCGGCCCCACCTACActctgaagcagcagcagatgcagatgcagcagcagaggctgaTTGA